Below is a window of Oreochromis aureus strain Israel breed Guangdong linkage group 4, ZZ_aureus, whole genome shotgun sequence DNA.
GTACATCTTCCTCAAGTCGTGCATGACGCAGTCCAAGTAAAGCTCTCCTGTCCCCAAGATGACATGCTCTCCAGACTCCTCCacctgaaagacaaacacaccagtcaattaatttaactgttgtttAGATTACAGTCTGGAGCAGTGACACTTCCAATGTTTGTCCTTTCAAAGGTAAAACTACACTGAAATCTTTTAAAACATACTGACTTTCAAATAACAGGCTCAGGCTGTtatttgaaacaaaaacaaaaaaaatgattgAAACGTGTGATGTCGTACCTTTGTGGTGAGAGAAGGATAGCTCTTGTTGACCTTCCTTAGTCCGTCGAGCATTTTGGGCAGCTCTGATGGATTCACAGGCTCCACTGCGATCTTGATGACTGATGCTGTGTTGAACTTCAACGGCCTAAAAATCTGAGCCTAAAAgacagagtttaaaaaaaaaaaaaccatgagaATCTGGATTTgactctttttaatttttttaagacGCTGGATATATTTTTCTGCCGATCTCCCACCTCTTCGTTCCCTCTGGGCTCTGTGATTGTGGCGGTCTTGACGATCGGCTGGTCACAGCCCTCAATGAGAACCCAGTTGCCGGCGGGCACTCGATTCACTTCAATCTGATACCTAAAATAGTGGAATGAACTGAAATTTTAATAACCAACACCTGATTTGTGACAAAACAAAGAATTCAAGATTTAAAAGTATACCTGGCCACAGAAATCCAGAGACGCCCCACAGTGCAGACCTGAGAGTCCTCCTCATCTTCAAGTGTGTAGTTCTCTCCCAAGACCTTGACGGGCTGACCTGCCTGAATGGTCCCGCTCAGCACCCGCCCGAAAGCATGGAACTGAACACCATCCTCTGTGCTGtacatcttagtggtgtggcacATCAGAGGACCCTGAAGGCGACAGACATGACAACATAAGAGGAATGATGAAGAAGTGGAAAGTTTTAACCACTGGAACGTAACTTTTAGTAAAAGGTATCAATTAACAATTTGTGTTTTTCGAGCAATTCAAGGAGCCCTTTGACTTTATTTGCATCAGACCTGAAAGAATTCCACTGGAAGGAGATTGCCACCAACAAACCTGACCTTCCATTAAACTTACATCAGGATCACACTCTGCCATGACTTCCCCCAAGTCTGAGTCGAGACCTCCGGTGTAGGTGTGCTCAATCTTGTTCCTAGCACCCTCTTGTGGTGAAGGAATGTGTTGCACGCACATGTCTACAAAGCCTGCAAGAAAAGCACCAAGATTTCAATATTTGATGTACTGAAGATCTGAGACTCATCAGATTTTCTAAAGAATGGCCATTAATCTACAGATTACAGCTACAAAATACACACAAGCTAACAGtgtatagtattattactactTTATTCATCACACACCTAAGCATACAAGGCTGTATAGtattttaagtttcaaaaaaaagaaagaaataataatatatataaacaaaacaaaataactaaATCGGGCAATACCAGTGAACTCTCCAAAGAAGCGATTACAGACGAGCCTCAGCAGGGGTCTAATGTTCAGCTTCAGCTCCTCCTTAGTAAGGTGGATACCCAGCTCATCCAAAACTCGAGGGAGAGACGTGTCCACATCCCCAACCACCTAGGCGCAAAGAGGATTTAGGTAAGGATTACACACAGAGCTTTGCGAGTTCATCCCACCGTTCCTGCAGCCAGAATGTACCGAGCTACTTGGTTGTGcctatgttaaaaaaataaataaataagacgTTAAATGCAACGAACCTGTGAGAGGATCTTGTACAGAGGCTCCAGAACAAATTCCACAAAGCTGCGCTGGGAGTTACTACTGGGAGCTTTTTTCGTGAACTTGCGACTGAATTAGGAAGAGGAAAAGATTGTTGTTGTAGTAATAATAGCAACGATGTATTAAGAGGATAGTTGTGCATCTCGTGACAATCCACATTAGCTACTCACGTTTTGGGGTTGAAATAAATATCTCCCCAGAGCCTCTTGGCAAACTCATTATAGTTGATGTCACctacaaacagagagagaaagggtaAGAGGATACTGTGCAGTGTATGAAATAAAGTCATGCCTTTATGTAGGGCTGGTCACATGAAAGTCGAAGCTTTGTAGCCCCCCAGACTGAACTAAGATTCTTCACTtctgacatttgtttttcaggCTTCCTGAACAATTTTAAAAGTCAAAATCATGCGTGTTTTTCAAGactgaaaaatatgaaaatgataTATTATACTTCAGCTTTCAATAAAAGCCATAAACACTTGTTAGGTTTACAACCTAAAAGCCCCCCAACTTCAGAGTATTTTGTATGAAGTTTTGTAATCTTATGGTTTTAGCTTATCACATCTACTTCAGAAACCAGAAATTATTTAATTCATCAACCATGctatgtaaacaaaaaaaagtttcatttaacaaaaaaacaaaaacaaaaacaaaaaaacatgacgAACTGAAATAGGTAAACTGTATAAGGATGCCATGTTTCTTATgcttttacatgtttaaaatgaattaaattgggtcaaaatagcagaaatacgCAAGGTTCATTATTCAGACAAAGCTTTATGGTTAAAAACAGCAATATATTAATACTGCTGTAGTGAAGCACTGATTTTACTGCTTTATAAGTCCAAAAGTCATCTCACCATAGGTATCTGAGTAGATCTTTGCAAAGGACCCCAGGGTGAAACAGATGCTGTACTGAGAGCTGGCGAAGCAGACATTTCCAAGGAGAGGAGACACCACCAAGTTCTCATCTGTGGAATATGTGCTGCAAGGGAACAGAAATAGCCAATCAGCAACCAGTGTCACTGGGGTGGTCAGTGACAGATTAATGTGGCTTTCCTTTAAAAGAAATTCTTCCTGTGACCATGTTCACCgcctgacagaaaaaaaaaaaaaaaaaaaaaaaaaagaaaaaaaaagagtcctgCTATTTGTCAGCAGCGCAGTGCTTAACCAAGCTTCACACTACCTCACACAACCAAGATACCATGTTAGAAAATATTTAAACCTAGTGACTTAACATACACCAAGacaataatatttattattaacaaatatttttatggtaatttcttttgaaaaaaacaaaaatcacatcAAACACTTCACATTCTTCAGACACTGTTAGCGAGGGGTTCCCAGTATTACCTCAGCAAACCATTGACCTCATCTACAATGTGGCGAAGTTTATAATAAGCATCTGTGGGCGGCAGTTTGAGCTCCAGAATGAGACGATCAACCTTGTTGATGCAGATGGTGATTGCCATTCGCTCCTGAACCGCATGCTTGATGAGACGCTCTGTGTTCAGCATCACCTGGGCAGAGATACACAAATATCTGTGAGATCTATGGGCAGCTGAAGAACACACGTATAATGCCATAAAAAGATATAGACAGTGTTGGTTTGGGAGAACCGCAAATAGAAATTGACTCACTCCTTCTGCTGCATCTATGAAGAGGACAACGCCATCTGAGAGGCGGATGCTAGATGTGACCTCATCAGAGAAATTCACGTGGCCTATGGGAGGACGAGCACAAAAGTAGACTTGTTAGTTTTGTGGTTTTTTGTCAGCAATTTTTAGATCATTCTATAAAACCTCAAAATATGCATCTAACAACTTAAGGATCCAATGTGAATACAATACCTGGTGTATCCATTATATTGAAAAGGTAGGATTTTCCTCTGGAGTCAGGCAGGACCATTGTGACAGGGGTACTTTTGATGCCAACTCCTCTCTATAAAAATGGATCAGGTAAAAAGCAAGGGAAACATCGATACAGTCTTCTAAAGAAGATATTCAGGCTGAAATAGACTCTGGATACTTATAAATATTGATAGAATTATTTAGTAATGAATGCTCTGTAGCATTATGGCAGTTAAACCAAGCCACTCACCTCTTGTTCGGTAAAGAGGATGTCTGTGTATCGGAGCTGAAAAAGTAAAACAGATCATGTTGATCTCAGCTGTCATATACAGAATTTATGTATAACAGAGTGCAAACATGTTGAATTATTGTACACAACACTCACATCCACATCATCTCTCTTCCTGATTTCTGGGTGTGTCTGCTCAATCAGGCAATCCACAAAACAGGTCTGAATGGAATAAACACATTCATTAGATTCCCGTGAGCCACAGATGGCTCTAAAGTGCAGCCATGTTATTAGCATATGCTCCAAAATGTTCCAAATCTGTTCAATTTTTCATCTTAGGAACACATGTTCGCTTGGCTACATGCTGGAGAAGAGCCACGACTGGAAGAGCATATTTAAAGAAGCCTGAGCCCGGAGCAGGAATAAGGCAGACTCTAACCTTGCCGTGGTGAAGGTGACCGCAGAGGGTGACGTTACGAATCAGCTCTGGCCCGTCCATCAGATCTGCAAGAAATCTGACGAGGGAGAAGAGGGTTAATGCTGCTTGCTAAAGACACACTGTAAATGCATGAAGATGGACTAATGTGTAAAGAATATTACACGAGATCAGTCTGTGAAACACTGAATTGCATTTTCAGATGCAACAAACCACTTGAACAATTCTTACTCCATATCGTAAACTGTGGCAGGCAACTCCTGTTCCATCAGGGTGAACTGCTTGTTCTTCACAGGCTTGATGATCGGCTCTGGAAGGAGTAAAGAGAAAATATTGTGTACAGGATTATGAAAAGAAGCATTTTTAAGACTGCACTCCTTGACTATTTTTATAGTTAAAATACATCTGAAAATACAGAGAGTGAATCTGTGCGTTTTCAAAACatatacatttttctttaattttgccCAGTATTGCAACACAGGTGTACTATTGCGCCTGTTTTCATCCATCTATGTTCTTCCACTTATGCTGCTTCCTAACAAACCCAAATTCACTGTTAAGTTCAGCTCGACCAAGACAAGACCTTCGGGGTTTCTCGTTAGTGACTACACATGTAAGAATGATTGGTCCTCATAAAGTTAAAGCGATGAGCATCTGTTACTTGACAGAAGTCTACGCATTTTCCTATCATCTTTTGtagcttattttttttattcttgactaaagtaaaatctatttttaaaataaacaaaatttcaAAAGTAATGTTAATCATGGTGCTGGTAATTTTCTGTTGAGAGAaggcaaaaacctcttttctgcaTGTAGAAACCTTGATTTTGGTcaacaaggttttttttttttttcatctttagatAAATTTAAGCAGCCCTACCTGTAAGTGGTTGTGTATCTTCCTCCTGTACAATAGTTTCCACTTCAGGCCCATAGACCTCCTCTGCTGTAGGATAGTACTTCTTGTCCTCATGCAGGACCACCTCCATGCCAGGGACATCATCATCAGCATCCGCTGGCTCATCCTCGTCATCTTCATCACCCTGCAAATTGTAAATACCACAAACTCATGTACTCACTGCAAACACGAACTTCAGTACTACCTGGTAATTACTGCTGGTTCTTGAGTGTTAAGCATACCTCGTCGACGTCTCTGTCCTCTGCATCCAGGTCATCATCATCGTCTTCAGAGTCCAGCTCTGGACCGATGTAGTTCCCAAACTCGTCATACAAATCAGCCTCCATATCGCAGAGAACTAAATGAGGGGTTGATATGTCAATGAGCAAGTGCATTTGGTGGCAAAGTTCATTTTATAAATACGATCCACTGTAGCATACAAAACGCATAACGTTTCAGCAGAAAAATATataggaggggaaaaaaagacgagatatttaaaatgtataatgtATCTTATTGCTGTTTAAGTTAGCCAAAACGTAACGTGTCAGTGAGTCATCAATAACACATCAGTAAGTTCCTCACTTTAATGCTTCACTAGAAAATGAAATTTACTTTTAATATAAGTTAGCTTTAGCTTGTTTTTGTCTGCCAGTGGCGGTTAACATTCATGAGAAAGTATATACCACTGTAAGTCACCGCTAAAGCGAATGCTAACGCTAACCGCTGCACAGCATGCAGGGACGCAGTTCAGTTACTTTTATAAAGTTCACTCGAGTTTTCTGTCCACAGAGAATCAGCACAGAAAATGCATCTTGACTAAGACGTTTCCGTTAGATATAAGCAGCTCTTCTATTACTGCACTAGCGATCCTAAGACGACCATGCTAGCCGGCTAACAAGCACAGAAATGAATGGCTTGAAAGTGACGTTTGAGTTacgttgttgttgttcagaGATTTTAGTTCAAGATAACTCCGTGCTGCATGCTGCTAAATACACGTACCTGTATCCTGTAGGAATCACTTAATTATCGATTTCGAACAAACTGAAAGTTGTGTTTATAAGCAGACGAGAATATATTATTCAAAGACCGCCATGCGCACCAGACTCTTCCGGTTTTCTTCTTCAGCTGTTTAATATGAAGGCGGTTAACAATTTATGTTAAAGCTCACTACTGCCCCCATGTGGGCTACAAAGCCACTACTGCACACGTTTGCAAAACGGAGGGTTCATTGCTACATCGCTTCACCATCTACAAATGACACTTGCTGCAAAATAAAACGTGTGTACTCACAGAGCATTTATGtaatgatttgtttttatttttatttttatatcttcaTTGACGTCCGTGTGCAATTGTTTCCCTCAGGTGATCCTCATATGTAACTACAACTTCCTCTATTTTTAGAGTTATTTTGATAACTACTTTCAGAATATGTTAGCCGAAAGACTCAGAAAATGTAAACGTTACCGTGTTGTAGACATAAATCTTAATTGGTGACCTGAATGAAGACCTTAACAACATCGCGTATGTAGTTACACCCTTTAGCCACAAGAGGGTACTAGACACGAATGAATATGCTCGTGAGGAGATAAAAAGGAGATGACAGTAAAGACAtatattgaaatattttttatacaCTAAAAGTCAGGCATGCCTTCTAATGAAGAATGAAAATACTTTTCTAACAAATAAGAAAGTATAAGACGTCATTCTGGAAAATATTTCATTGGTTTATTGGGTTTTAATGTGGCTTTCAGGTGTCATTTCAAACATGTCATTTTTAATTGCAGTCTCTTTCAAAGGATTTCGTAATTGTTATGGCATGCaaattgtgtgtgcgtgtgtgtttgtgatgggAGTTAAAGCCGTCTAAAATTTCAGACGAGTTATATCGTAGCAGTTGTCAGCGTTGCAACAGAAAAAGTGACACTATGGCCCGCctttattggggggggggggggagtcaCTGCTGCTGGTGGATTTTGGCAATGTGATAAAACGTACACAGACACAGTTTCAGTCGATGGCTTTATTCCTGCTGGTGTTGATAGTTTCAGTAGGCGAAGCCTACACAATAAAGACAGGCTGATAAACAATAACACACACTATTGATACACGGTCATTCATACAGTTCTCAATTAGACAGAAGGACAGTTTCAATGCCCTTTGCCATCAGATGACAGTGTAAGTCTGAATTTTATTTAATGAATTTAATGTTGCATATTCAAAAATGTGCAGTTTGTAATAAAACAGTTATAACTGCTATTCAGGAGCACTGAAGTCAGTTGATTGATATACTTGTCATGTTATTTATAAGATTTTTATTGACTGCTGCAGTGATTCCTCACACCACTGACCCACTTTAACATTTACGATCACTCCATGATCCACACTGAAGGATATTTATTAATCGGATGCTCTCAAACTTTATAGTTATACTGAAATATTCTTTAATATACTTATATcattacatttgatctttttccCCACTTTGGGTAACAGCTGAGGTCTTGATGTCTAATGATTAAACCGAGTTTCTATTTCAGGACTGACCTCGGGAACAAAAACGTGAGATTCTGGACTGAGGCACGTGTTGGATGCCAGATAGACACAATGACCCTCGCAGATGGTACAAATTATCTTATTGCCTTGCACAACAATTTCTGGGAATATTTTACCTGAGAATATGACATAAAGTGTCAGCTGGCCCCTTGATTACCCCCCTCTGTGCTACACTCTCTCTAAGTGTGTGACCCTTTAATCTGCCACCAGTTTCCGGAGCCGCTGCACCACATCCTCCGCGCTCACCCAAGGCACCGTGACAGCCTTGAACTCCCCTGGCTGGGCTTCGTGGGTCTCGGTGATCAGCCGGTGCATGGGGAAGTCCCTCCGCGGGAAGGCCACGTCGCGAGGACCGAGGGAGAGCGCGGGGCAGAAGTCATTAGCTCCGTCCCCGACGTAGAAGATCCTCTGGTACGGGCGCCCCCGCTCCTGCGTCCTGCGGGCCACGTAGTCCCTGACGATCACCTGCTTGCACATGTTGTCTGGGCACCGGGGGCAGTCGTGAGAGTGGAAGGGCCGCAGCACCAGCCGCCCGTCCTTGTTGAAGGTCGCGGGGTTGGAAAAGATCCGGTGGAACAGCTGCCGGGCCCCGACGCGCCGGAGCCAGCACTCTATGAAGTAGGTGTTGGCGTCGGACACCAGTATCACCTCAAAGTCCTTCGCGGGCCGGTTGCGGAGGAACTGGAAGAGGGTGAGCATGCCGGGTGTGGCCGGTATCTTCTCCATGACGCTGCGTATGTCGCTCTCGGTGACGCCCTGCTCAGCCAGGTAGGCCAGCACCCGCTGCATGTATTCGTTGTAGCGGCCGGGCTGATAAGTGTCCGTCAGCCACCCGGGGAGGTGCTGACCCGGGGCGGCCTGCACTACCATGTCATCGCTGGTTTCATCCACGATGGTCTCGTCGAAGTCAAAGAAGATCAGGAAGCGCTTGTCAGGGGAGATGTGAGCTGGGTGGGAGGCCATGATCTCTGAGCGCCTGGGTCTCTGGGGTTCCTCCTCGCCTGGGGGATGGGGTGGGACATAACAGCAGTTGAAGAACGAATCCCCCATGATTTACTACGCCACACCTTTTAATATTGCCAAGTGGCATCAAATCTCCACCCCCGCTCTTCTGCTCTCCAGCATCCCACGCAATGGGCCACGGTGAGGTAGAGGGTGACCTTCTGGGAAACATCAATGCAATAAAGGAGGGTGTGGGGGTTTGGGTGGAGGCAAAGAAGTCAAATATAGATTTCACAGGAATAATATAATTTCAATGAaaaggcatgaaaaaaaaatctataaatataatataaagcagccaaccagcagctgtgtcagacaAGAGGCGGCAGCAAATTATGGATTTgtggagagggggaaaaaagggtcAAGTATTGTGTAGAAGAGCGAAAAACAAGGTAAGACTCACTCATGCAGTTCCAGCAAGCAAGTAAAACGATAAGCTACAGATTATATATCCGGGCAGGTCAGCCCTATTCAACTTTTTCACAGGCCGTGTGCTTACCTTGGATTTTCCCTGATGTCTACAGTGGAAGTCCAGATCCAACCAGTTGCCTTCAAAGTGTGGCTGGTTTGTTCCTTTATGGGGGAAAAAATACAATGAATGCTGAATCAGTGGAAAAGCAGTACGGGACAAACTTAAAAGGCAGACAAATGCCTTAAAAAGATCAACAGAGAGCTTATACAGCAAATTTAGATATAATAAAAACccagcacacacaaaaaaacttaattagggattttagacttttttaagcttttttttttttttttttttttttaaagcttactAATTAGTAAGAACAGTCGAGGCTTCTTATCAAGCTGTTAATCTAGAAGGGTTTTGTTTTACATAACAGCAGCACAACCATCATGCAGTGAAGGCAATGAGCGCTGGATTGAGGTTTaaaatactactactaatagaaataataataattacagaTGAGTCACCGGCTCTGGTTCCGATCCCCGGTGTCAGTCAGCTCCGATCCGGTCTCATAGAGGAGAGGTAGAGTTCCGCCGGTCGGCCGGTGGCTCGCGCACTTTTATGTGCCACTCAAACCCACCGGAGCCGCTCTGAACGTGACCGCGCCTCCGAGTCCGCCCATTTAATAGCAGCCTATTGCGCGTTCACGATATAaaaggtggaggagagaggggaTTGTGGGAGTAGGGGGAGGAAGGAAGAAAAACCCATCGAGAGTAAATAGTCCGTTCCTTGAATATAACCGTAGAAGAAATGTGCGCCAGTCTCGTAAATGTAGCCTATTAGTATTTTTACATGGCTCCAAACGTGGCATAGTCACATCCACACAATGGAGCATTtaccgaaaaaaaaaaaaaaaagagagagagagaggataagCACTTCTGGTAGCAGTGGGAGGTCAATGGGAAAAGGTCAAGCTCTCAAGTTTTCCCATTTATACATCTTTGTGTAATTCCAATTTGGAGTGGAGAGTCAGGGATAACATCTGAATAACCCCATCTCATCTGAATTTGCTAAAGTAACTCAGCTGCATTcacttaaaacagaaaacagttttaatgCTCTCTCATGTCCTTACAAAGAGAACAAGCACCTTCCCTCATCCAGGATGATCTGGATTTCCGGCCAATAAGTACTCTGTTGCAAAGGCGGCACAGGGAACGGGGGCAAAGTACCACATGCGAGACATTTGTGAGGATGACTGGAACGAAATCATTTCACATCTGAgagcagtgttgtgttttcatttattaactACAGGGAAACATTAGCATCGCAGCAAGGGAGTTTGTGTTGCCTGCTTGTTTCTCCACGAGACAGCGGTCTAGATAAAACCCTGCAAGTATACTGATTAATGAACCGCACAGCAAGTTTCAGAGCGGTGCACACTTGCCTACAAAAACATGGCATGAAGCCCTCCTCTCTTTATCTGCCTGCTGACAGACGGAGGGGGGGGCCTCCTCCCTCCTCGACACCGCAAGGCGTAATGACTAACAGCTGGGGAGGCCGACTATTTTCAAGCCCAAATGGGAATGGAGATGTACAGACGGTGTGTTATTATCTCCCCTGCTCATGGAGTGAGCCTTGGTACCTGACCACCCACTCACCAACAGTGAGTCACTCACACTTTTCTCTACCCATCAGCCCGCTCTGCTACCTTATAGGATTATGTGACTCATTGGTGCACCACTTAAAACCTCCTATGGTGATGGAGGATACACAGCATTTTAGGAGGTATTCTAGCAACAGTAAATGCCTTAATGTGACCTCAGTGGAGGTACATGCTGTTAATGCATGAATAAACCTGGCTGAGATGCAACAAGAGATATCCAAAAAGTCAATTTTAAACACCCTCTTGTAATCTATGTAAGTAGTTATATGGCCTCAAGGTGCATTTGCATATCTAAGAGGTACAATGTGGGTACTTCACTGTCAAGATCACTGCCCTCAAATACAATAAAGCCTGCTGTGACTTTAAAGTGAACAGGAAGTGTTCACAAAGAAGAGGATCTAAAACTTCTCTTGTCAAATAAATGCTCAGCAAAGCAAAGCTGTTGTTGAACCCTGAGGGTCATGTGTAGCCTGCAGCCATTGTTAGGTAACATGTTATGCCAAGAACCCAGTGAACCTAAAAATAGTAGAGTAAGAGCCCTCAAGCAAAGTCTGTGCAGTGGCAGCAAGCTACACTTTTCAGGAAAGCAAGGTATGAAAGTTAAACAGACCTGCTGCATTTCATAACCGTCCGCATCCGgcaaagcaaaacacaaacagaaactcAGATGTAATAATCATGGCtacttgtttttacttttaaagttaGCAGTCAGTTAAATGTACATTATCAAAAAAGgcccaactttttttttcaaacttctCCTTAATCCCCAgataacatacaaaaaaaaaaaaaaaaaaaaaaaaaaaaaaggacaaaccaGGACATTATAAAGCTGCACATTTTGTACCagatacaataataaaatacgCAATGCTACATTAAGTGGTTAAAAATACAAAGGGGAAAagtatattgatttttttttaaaacatctttaAAGAATATACAATGTTATTTTTCCTTAACTACCCAAGAAATTTAGTAGAAAGTGCATTCTATATAAc
It encodes the following:
- the eftud2 gene encoding 116 kDa U5 small nuclear ribonucleoprotein component yields the protein MEADLYDEFGNYIGPELDSEDDDDDLDAEDRDVDEGDEDDEDEPADADDDVPGMEVVLHEDKKYYPTAEEVYGPEVETIVQEEDTQPLTEPIIKPVKNKQFTLMEQELPATVYDMEFLADLMDGPELIRNVTLCGHLHHGKTCFVDCLIEQTHPEIRKRDDVDLRYTDILFTEQERGVGIKSTPVTMVLPDSRGKSYLFNIMDTPGHVNFSDEVTSSIRLSDGVVLFIDAAEGVMLNTERLIKHAVQERMAITICINKVDRLILELKLPPTDAYYKLRHIVDEVNGLLSTYSTDENLVVSPLLGNVCFASSQYSICFTLGSFAKIYSDTYGDINYNEFAKRLWGDIYFNPKTRKFTKKAPSSNSQRSFVEFVLEPLYKILSQVVGDVDTSLPRVLDELGIHLTKEELKLNIRPLLRLVCNRFFGEFTGFVDMCVQHIPSPQEGARNKIEHTYTGGLDSDLGEVMAECDPDGPLMCHTTKMYSTEDGVQFHAFGRVLSGTIQAGQPVKVLGENYTLEDEEDSQVCTVGRLWISVARYQIEVNRVPAGNWVLIEGCDQPIVKTATITEPRGNEEAQIFRPLKFNTASVIKIAVEPVNPSELPKMLDGLRKVNKSYPSLTTKVEESGEHVILGTGELYLDCVMHDLRKMYSEIDIKVADPVVTFCETVVETSSLKCFAETPNKKNKITMIAEPLEKGLAEDIENEVVQISWNRKKLGEFFQTKYDWDLLAARSIWAFGPDTTGPNILVDDTLPSEVDKALLGSVKDSIVQGFQWGTREGPLCDEPIRNVKFKILDAVIAQEPLHRGGGQVIPTARRVVYSAFLMATPRLMEPYYFVEVQAPADCVSAVYTVLARRRGHVTQDAPIPGSPLYTIKAFIPAIDSFGFETDLRTHTQGQAFALSVFHHWQIVPGDPLDKSIVIRPLEPQPAPHLAREFMIKTRRRKGLSEDVSISKFFDDPMLLELAKQDVVLNYPM
- the phospho1 gene encoding probable phosphatase phospho1 isoform X1, translating into MGDSFFNCCYVPPHPPGEEEPQRPRRSEIMASHPAHISPDKRFLIFFDFDETIVDETSDDMVVQAAPGQHLPGWLTDTYQPGRYNEYMQRVLAYLAEQGVTESDIRSVMEKIPATPGMLTLFQFLRNRPAKDFEVILVSDANTYFIECWLRRVGARQLFHRIFSNPATFNKDGRLVLRPFHSHDCPRCPDNMCKQVIVRDYVARRTQERGRPYQRIFYVGDGANDFCPALSLGPRDVAFPRRDFPMHRLITETHEAQPGEFKAVTVPWVSAEDVVQRLRKLVAD
- the phospho1 gene encoding probable phosphatase phospho1 isoform X2; this encodes MASHPAHISPDKRFLIFFDFDETIVDETSDDMVVQAAPGQHLPGWLTDTYQPGRYNEYMQRVLAYLAEQGVTESDIRSVMEKIPATPGMLTLFQFLRNRPAKDFEVILVSDANTYFIECWLRRVGARQLFHRIFSNPATFNKDGRLVLRPFHSHDCPRCPDNMCKQVIVRDYVARRTQERGRPYQRIFYVGDGANDFCPALSLGPRDVAFPRRDFPMHRLITETHEAQPGEFKAVTVPWVSAEDVVQRLRKLVAD